One genomic window of Paenisporosarcina antarctica includes the following:
- the murA gene encoding UDP-N-acetylglucosamine 1-carboxyvinyltransferase, with translation MEKIVVKGGHKLIGKVRVEGAKNAVLPVLAGALLATKGKNIIRDVANLADVYTINEVLKSLGATVEYFPEKNEVIIDSSSTLSSEAEFEYVSKMRASILVMGPILARNGFARVSLPGGCAIGSRPIDQHLKGFKAMGAEISFGHGYVEAKIDGRLKGAKIYLDFPSVGATENIMSAAALAEGTTFIENAAREPEIVDLANFINEMGGRVIGAGTDTIRIEGVYELEGTLHHIIPDRIEAGTFMVAAAITKGDVTIVNAIPEHMTALIAKMKEMGVHINEEEDGLRIRVDKTLKSVDIKTMPHPGFPTDMQSQVMALMLTATGNGMITETVFENRFMHVEELRRMNGNIKIDGRSVIMQGPSNLQGAEVAATDLRAAAALILAGLASEGVTRVTELYHLDRGYVNFHLKLAALGADIERVSTESSDEVVMQTV, from the coding sequence TTGGAAAAAATTGTTGTAAAAGGCGGACACAAGTTAATTGGTAAAGTACGAGTAGAGGGTGCTAAAAATGCGGTATTACCGGTTTTAGCAGGAGCTCTATTAGCCACGAAAGGCAAGAACATTATTCGTGATGTAGCAAACTTAGCGGATGTTTATACGATTAATGAAGTATTAAAAAGTCTGGGAGCTACAGTTGAATATTTCCCAGAAAAAAATGAAGTCATCATTGATTCATCATCAACGTTGTCAAGTGAAGCCGAATTTGAATATGTGAGTAAAATGCGTGCATCTATATTAGTAATGGGACCAATCTTAGCGCGTAATGGCTTTGCTAGAGTTTCACTTCCAGGTGGCTGTGCCATTGGGTCACGTCCAATTGATCAGCATTTAAAAGGATTTAAAGCGATGGGAGCGGAAATTTCGTTCGGTCACGGATATGTTGAAGCAAAAATTGATGGTCGTTTAAAAGGTGCTAAAATCTATTTAGACTTCCCTAGTGTTGGCGCAACAGAAAATATTATGTCTGCTGCAGCACTTGCAGAAGGTACGACATTTATTGAAAATGCAGCTAGAGAGCCAGAAATTGTCGATTTAGCAAACTTCATAAACGAAATGGGTGGCCGAGTTATCGGTGCAGGAACGGACACAATTCGTATTGAAGGTGTTTACGAACTTGAAGGTACACTCCACCATATTATTCCTGATCGCATAGAAGCAGGTACATTTATGGTAGCGGCAGCTATCACAAAAGGTGATGTAACAATCGTGAACGCAATTCCTGAACATATGACAGCACTTATTGCTAAAATGAAGGAAATGGGCGTTCATATTAATGAAGAAGAAGACGGACTTCGTATTCGTGTAGATAAAACATTGAAATCTGTTGATATTAAAACAATGCCTCACCCGGGTTTCCCTACTGATATGCAATCTCAAGTAATGGCATTGATGTTAACGGCTACAGGTAATGGTATGATAACTGAAACTGTCTTTGAAAACCGCTTTATGCATGTGGAAGAATTGCGTCGCATGAACGGTAACATCAAAATTGATGGCCGATCAGTAATTATGCAAGGACCATCTAACCTTCAAGGTGCAGAAGTGGCAGCAACTGATTTACGTGCAGCAGCAGCATTAATCTTAGCTGGTTTAGCTTCAGAAGGCGTAACACGTGTGACTGAGCTTTATCATTTAGATCGTGGTTATGTGAATTTCCACTTGAAATTAGCAGCACTTGGTGCAGATATTGAACGTGTTTCAACTGAATCATCTGATGAGGTAGTAATGCAAACAGTTTAA
- a CDS encoding DUF1146 family protein produces MYNQIGQQALVGVLSHAFFIGITFFALRAVMLEKVVKKNHVFQVQVLYILVSIAIGASVSNFFLSMSGWSRQLPYIFS; encoded by the coding sequence ATGTACAACCAAATTGGGCAACAAGCACTCGTAGGCGTTTTATCACATGCCTTCTTTATTGGCATTACTTTCTTTGCATTACGTGCAGTTATGTTAGAAAAAGTCGTGAAAAAAAACCATGTTTTTCAGGTGCAAGTTTTATATATTCTAGTAAGTATTGCTATTGGCGCATCAGTGTCTAACTTTTTCTTATCGATGTCCGGTTGGTCAAGACAATTGCCTTACATATTTTCGTGA
- a CDS encoding F0F1 ATP synthase subunit epsilon codes for MKTIKVNIVTPDGPVYDSEVNMIIANTVTGEIGVLPGHIPMVAPLEMGAIRLKKDGQTDIVAVSGGFLEIRPDQVSILAQAAEVSQDIDLIRAKEAVKRAEERLNLTKKDDVDFKRAELALKRAMNRINVYEGNI; via the coding sequence ATGAAGACCATAAAAGTCAATATTGTCACTCCCGACGGCCCAGTATACGATTCTGAAGTCAACATGATCATTGCTAACACAGTAACCGGTGAAATCGGTGTTTTACCTGGACACATACCAATGGTTGCTCCACTTGAAATGGGCGCCATTCGTTTGAAAAAAGACGGACAAACAGACATCGTCGCAGTAAGCGGTGGTTTCCTCGAAATCCGACCAGACCAAGTATCGATCTTAGCTCAAGCAGCTGAAGTCTCACAAGACATCGACTTAATCCGAGCTAAAGAAGCAGTGAAACGTGCTGAAGAACGTCTGAATTTAACTAAAAAAGACGACGTCGATTTCAAACGTGCGGAACTTGCATTGAAACGCGCGATGAATCGTATCAACGTTTATGAGGGTAACATCTAA
- the atpD gene encoding F0F1 ATP synthase subunit beta, whose protein sequence is MNKGHVLQVMGPVVDVKFDNGHLPAIYNALTVTIERPNQAPTKLTLEVALHLGDDSVRTVAMSSTDGLKRGTEVTDAGSAITVPVGDITLGRVFNVLGEIIDLGEEIPVENRRDPIHRLAPTFDELSTEIEILETGIKVVDLLAPYIKGGKIGLFGGAGVGKTVLIQELINNIAQEHGGISVFAGVGERTREGNDLYHEMSDSGVIKKTALVFGQMNEPPGARMRVALTALTMAEYFRDDQGADVLLFIDNIYRYTQAGSEVSALLGRMPSAVGYQPTLATEMGQLQERITSTNLGSVTSIQAIYVPADDYTDPAPATTFAHLDATTNLERKLSEMGIYPAVDPLASTSRALSPEIVGEEHYSVARQVQSTLQRYKALQDIIAILGMDELSDEDKQTVNRARRIQFYLSQNFNVAEQFTGQKGSYVPVKETVQGFKQILEGKYDHLPEDAFRLVGRIEEVVAKAKSLGVEV, encoded by the coding sequence ATGAACAAAGGACACGTTCTTCAAGTAATGGGTCCCGTTGTTGACGTAAAGTTTGACAACGGCCACTTACCTGCAATTTATAATGCATTGACAGTTACGATCGAACGTCCAAACCAAGCACCAACTAAGTTAACTCTTGAAGTTGCGTTACACCTTGGTGACGACTCTGTCCGTACCGTAGCTATGTCATCTACAGATGGCTTAAAGCGTGGTACGGAAGTTACAGATGCTGGTTCGGCAATTACCGTTCCAGTTGGTGACATCACTCTAGGTCGTGTATTTAACGTACTTGGTGAAATAATTGACTTAGGCGAAGAAATTCCGGTTGAAAATCGTCGTGATCCAATTCATCGTCTAGCACCAACGTTTGATGAACTTTCAACTGAAATTGAAATTCTTGAAACGGGTATCAAAGTAGTAGACTTATTAGCTCCTTACATTAAAGGTGGTAAAATCGGTTTATTCGGTGGTGCCGGTGTAGGTAAAACTGTTTTAATCCAAGAATTAATTAACAACATCGCACAAGAGCACGGTGGTATTTCGGTATTCGCTGGTGTTGGAGAGCGTACGCGTGAAGGAAATGACTTATACCACGAGATGAGCGATTCTGGCGTAATCAAGAAAACAGCATTAGTATTTGGACAAATGAACGAGCCGCCAGGTGCACGTATGCGTGTTGCTTTGACTGCTTTGACAATGGCTGAATATTTCCGTGATGACCAAGGTGCTGATGTACTATTGTTCATTGATAACATTTACCGTTACACTCAAGCAGGTTCTGAGGTTTCAGCCTTACTAGGTCGTATGCCATCAGCAGTTGGTTACCAACCAACACTTGCTACAGAAATGGGTCAATTGCAAGAGCGTATTACGTCTACAAACCTAGGTTCAGTAACATCTATTCAAGCGATTTACGTACCTGCGGATGATTACACGGATCCAGCTCCTGCAACAACATTTGCTCACTTAGATGCAACAACAAACTTAGAACGTAAACTATCTGAAATGGGTATTTACCCAGCAGTAGATCCTTTGGCTTCAACTTCACGTGCATTGTCACCTGAAATCGTTGGCGAAGAGCACTACTCAGTAGCTCGTCAAGTTCAATCAACTTTACAACGTTACAAAGCACTTCAAGATATCATTGCGATTCTTGGTATGGATGAGTTATCTGATGAAGACAAGCAAACGGTTAACCGAGCGCGTCGTATTCAGTTCTACTTATCTCAAAACTTTAACGTAGCAGAGCAATTTACTGGTCAAAAAGGTTCATACGTTCCTGTAAAAGAAACGGTTCAAGGATTCAAACAAATTCTTGAAGGCAAATATGACCACTTACCTGAAGATGCTTTCCGTTTAGTTGGACGCATTGAAGAAGTTGTTGCTAAAGCTAAAAGTTTAGGCGTTGAAGTTTAA
- the atpG gene encoding ATP synthase F1 subunit gamma has protein sequence MASLRDIKGRITSTKQTSQITRAMQMVSASKLNRAELNAKSFVPYMAKIQEVVTAIASGTQDSGHPMLTYRPVAKTAYLVITSDRGLAGAYNSNALRAVTNAIKERHTSSDQYVIFAIGRIGLEYFTKRGLTVIESMIALPDQPSFADIKEIARKAVGMFTEGTYDELYMYYNHYVSAILQEVTEKKVLPLTDIAKSSATATASYEFEPSADAILEVLLPQYAESLIYGALLDGKASEHAARMTAMQSATDNASELISSLTLQYNRARQAAITQEITEIVGGVAALE, from the coding sequence GTGGCATCATTACGCGACATAAAAGGCCGAATAACATCAACAAAGCAAACGAGTCAAATTACAAGGGCAATGCAAATGGTGTCGGCTTCTAAATTGAACCGTGCAGAATTGAATGCGAAATCATTCGTTCCGTACATGGCGAAAATCCAGGAAGTCGTAACAGCAATTGCATCAGGTACACAAGATAGTGGACATCCAATGTTAACTTATCGTCCTGTAGCGAAAACTGCATACCTAGTCATTACATCTGACCGTGGACTTGCAGGTGCTTACAACAGTAACGCTTTACGTGCTGTGACGAACGCTATTAAAGAACGTCACACATCAAGCGACCAATATGTAATATTTGCAATTGGACGTATTGGACTTGAATATTTCACGAAACGCGGACTTACAGTTATTGAAAGCATGATCGCTTTACCTGACCAACCTTCATTTGCTGATATTAAGGAAATTGCGCGCAAAGCTGTTGGTATGTTCACAGAAGGTACGTATGATGAACTTTATATGTACTACAACCACTATGTTAGCGCCATTCTACAAGAAGTTACAGAGAAAAAGGTGCTACCGTTAACGGACATCGCTAAATCTAGTGCAACTGCAACTGCTTCATATGAATTCGAGCCTTCAGCCGATGCCATTCTTGAAGTGTTACTTCCACAATATGCAGAAAGCTTAATTTACGGTGCTTTACTAGACGGCAAAGCAAGTGAACATGCTGCACGTATGACAGCAATGCAAAGTGCAACTGATAACGCAAGTGAATTAATTAGCTCATTAACATTACAATATAACCGTGCACGTCAAGCTGCAATTACCCAAGAAATTACGGAAATCGTTGGCGGCGTAGCGGCTCTAGAATAG
- the atpA gene encoding F0F1 ATP synthase subunit alpha: protein MGIKAEEISVLIKQQIENYQSEMKVSDVGTVIQIGDGIARAHGLDNVMAGELIEFSTGVMGMAQNLEANNVGIVILGPYADIKEGDEVRRTGRIMEVPVGQELIGRVVNPLGQPVDGLGPINTTKRRPIESPAQGVMARKSVHEPLQTGIKAIDALVPIGRGQRELIIGDRQTGKTSVAIDTILNQADQNMICIYVAIGQKESTVRNVVETLRKNGALEYTIVVTASASQPAPLLFLAPYTGITMAEEFMFEGKHVLVVYDDLSKQAAAYRELSLLLRRPPGREAYPGDVFYLHSRLLERAAKLNETLGAGSITALPFVETQAGDISAYIPTNVISITDGQIFLQSDLFFSGVRPAINAGLSVSRVGGSAQIKAMKKVAGTLRLDLAAFRELEAFSQFGSDLDKVTQGKLNRGVRTVEVLKQGLNKPLKVEKQVIILYALTRGHLDEIPVQDIVRFESELHSWLDSNHTNVLDHIRTTKDLPADEDLVNAISAFKKTFAKSE, encoded by the coding sequence ATGGGCATCAAAGCTGAAGAAATCAGTGTCTTGATAAAGCAGCAGATTGAAAATTATCAATCTGAGATGAAAGTTAGCGATGTGGGTACAGTTATCCAAATTGGTGACGGTATCGCTCGTGCTCATGGTCTCGACAACGTCATGGCTGGAGAGTTAATAGAATTCTCTACCGGTGTTATGGGTATGGCACAAAACTTAGAAGCTAACAATGTAGGTATCGTTATTCTAGGACCATATGCAGATATCAAAGAAGGCGATGAAGTACGTCGTACAGGCCGTATTATGGAAGTACCAGTTGGACAAGAATTGATTGGCCGCGTTGTCAATCCACTTGGTCAACCAGTTGATGGCTTAGGCCCAATCAACACAACGAAAAGACGTCCAATCGAAAGCCCAGCACAAGGTGTTATGGCCCGTAAATCGGTTCATGAGCCATTGCAAACGGGTATCAAAGCGATTGATGCATTAGTACCAATCGGCCGTGGTCAACGTGAGTTAATCATCGGTGACCGTCAAACAGGTAAAACATCTGTTGCAATTGATACAATTTTAAATCAAGCTGACCAAAACATGATTTGTATATACGTAGCAATCGGTCAAAAAGAATCGACTGTTCGTAACGTAGTTGAAACGCTTCGTAAAAACGGCGCATTAGAATACACAATCGTTGTTACAGCTTCAGCATCACAACCAGCTCCACTATTATTCCTAGCACCATATACAGGAATAACTATGGCTGAAGAGTTCATGTTCGAAGGCAAGCACGTATTGGTTGTTTATGATGATTTATCTAAACAAGCTGCTGCTTACCGCGAACTTTCATTATTACTTCGTCGTCCTCCAGGCCGTGAAGCATATCCAGGGGATGTATTCTACCTACACAGCCGTTTATTAGAACGCGCTGCTAAGTTGAATGAAACACTGGGAGCAGGTTCAATTACAGCTCTTCCATTCGTTGAAACACAAGCTGGAGATATCTCTGCTTACATTCCAACGAACGTAATTTCGATTACAGATGGACAGATCTTCTTGCAATCTGATTTATTCTTCTCAGGTGTTCGTCCAGCAATTAACGCAGGTTTATCTGTATCACGTGTTGGTGGTTCAGCTCAAATTAAAGCAATGAAAAAAGTTGCGGGTACACTTCGTCTTGACTTAGCTGCATTCCGTGAACTTGAAGCATTCTCTCAATTCGGTTCTGACCTTGATAAAGTTACACAAGGGAAACTTAACCGTGGCGTACGTACAGTAGAAGTATTGAAACAAGGCTTGAACAAACCGCTTAAGGTTGAAAAACAAGTTATTATTCTTTACGCTCTAACACGTGGTCACTTAGATGAAATCCCAGTTCAAGATATCGTTCGCTTTGAGAGCGAATTGCACAGCTGGTTAGATTCAAACCACACAAACGTTTTAGATCACATCCGTACAACAAAAGATCTTCCTGCTGACGAAGACTTAGTAAACGCGATCTCAGCGTTTAAAAAGACATTTGCAAAATCAGAGTAA
- a CDS encoding F0F1 ATP synthase subunit delta: protein MSQSTTAKPYALALFQLAQEHNQLTHVEEDLREVKVVFKENPDLSVLLASPKLSLDRKKEIIRELFSNANPFIVNTLQLLIDNKRINETVAVVTEFEELSNAAQGIVDAKVFSTRPLTDAEREAISTAFASKVGKKALRIENEIDPSLLGGIRLQIGNRIFDNSVSAKLERLKKELIG, encoded by the coding sequence ATGAGTCAATCAACTACAGCAAAACCTTACGCCCTTGCGTTATTTCAACTAGCACAAGAGCATAACCAACTAACTCACGTAGAAGAAGATTTACGTGAAGTAAAAGTTGTCTTTAAAGAAAATCCGGATTTGTCAGTATTGCTCGCTTCACCAAAGCTTTCTTTAGATCGTAAAAAAGAAATAATTCGTGAATTGTTCAGTAATGCCAATCCATTTATCGTAAACACACTACAATTATTAATTGACAATAAACGTATTAACGAAACGGTAGCAGTAGTTACTGAGTTTGAAGAACTTTCAAACGCAGCTCAAGGTATTGTAGATGCGAAAGTATTTTCAACACGACCTTTAACAGATGCTGAGCGTGAAGCGATTTCAACTGCATTTGCTAGCAAAGTAGGGAAAAAAGCTTTACGTATTGAGAATGAAATCGATCCATCGTTACTTGGTGGAATTCGTTTACAAATTGGTAACCGTATTTTCGATAACAGTGTTAGTGCGAAGTTAGAACGCTTGAAAAAAGAACTAATTGGTTAA
- the atpF gene encoding F0F1 ATP synthase subunit B yields the protein MFLDYLVLNATEGEVALLNTGDIFTTLIIFIILMLLLKKFAWGPLMGIMTQREELIANEIEAAENSRIESGKLLEQQNSLLKVARTEAQAIVENAKKQGEVQRGEIVTVARAEANRMKESAVREIETEKEKAIAAVRGQVVSLSVLAASKVLGKQISEEDNRALIEETIAKAGDVG from the coding sequence GTGTTTTTAGACTACCTAGTACTGAATGCCACTGAAGGTGAAGTGGCTTTGCTGAACACTGGTGACATCTTTACTACCTTAATTATTTTCATCATTTTGATGCTATTGCTGAAGAAATTCGCATGGGGTCCATTGATGGGCATAATGACACAACGTGAAGAATTAATTGCGAATGAAATCGAAGCAGCTGAAAATAGCCGCATAGAGTCAGGTAAATTATTAGAACAACAAAATAGTTTATTAAAAGTAGCACGAACGGAAGCACAAGCGATTGTTGAAAACGCTAAGAAACAAGGCGAAGTACAACGTGGAGAAATTGTCACTGTTGCACGCGCTGAAGCGAATCGCATGAAAGAATCAGCTGTCCGTGAGATTGAAACAGAGAAAGAAAAAGCAATAGCAGCAGTACGTGGGCAAGTTGTTTCTCTATCTGTACTTGCCGCATCTAAAGTTCTTGGAAAACAAATTTCTGAGGAAGATAACCGTGCGTTAATAGAAGAAACGATTGCGAAGGCAGGCGATGTAGGATGA
- the atpE gene encoding F0F1 ATP synthase subunit C: MVGSVGLLAAAIAIGLGALGAGIGNGMIVSKTVEGIARQPEARGVLQTTMFIGVALVEALPIIAAVIAFIVLNR; this comes from the coding sequence ATGGTAGGTTCAGTTGGTCTTTTAGCAGCAGCGATAGCAATTGGTTTAGGTGCACTTGGTGCAGGTATTGGTAACGGAATGATCGTTTCAAAAACAGTAGAAGGTATCGCTCGTCAACCAGAAGCTCGTGGCGTTCTTCAAACAACAATGTTCATCGGTGTTGCATTAGTTGAGGCACTTCCAATCATTGCAGCAGTTATCGCGTTTATCGTATTAAACCGTTAA
- the atpB gene encoding F0F1 ATP synthase subunit A: MHHDNPTVVWLGLTFNLSNVLMLSVTALIVFLIAVISTRKLSVKPTGMQNFMEWVMDFVKGIIKSNMDWKTGGRFHVLGITLIMFIFVANMLGLPFSVIIKGELWWKSPTADPLVAMTLASMVVILTHFYAIQMKGVKEYGKDFLRPLPFLAPLKIIEEFANTLTLGLRLYGNIYAGEILLGLLAGLGLGSAGILGFMGVLVPTLAWQSFSIFIGAIQAFIFVMLTMVYMAHKVSRDH; this comes from the coding sequence GTGCATCATGACAATCCAACCGTTGTATGGCTTGGGCTGACGTTCAATCTATCTAACGTTTTGATGCTATCGGTTACCGCACTAATTGTTTTCTTAATTGCTGTTATCTCAACACGTAAATTAAGTGTGAAACCAACCGGTATGCAAAACTTTATGGAGTGGGTAATGGACTTCGTAAAGGGTATTATCAAAAGCAACATGGACTGGAAAACGGGTGGTAGATTCCATGTACTTGGAATTACACTAATTATGTTTATATTTGTCGCAAACATGTTAGGTCTTCCATTTTCAGTCATAATTAAAGGCGAACTTTGGTGGAAATCGCCAACAGCTGACCCACTTGTTGCTATGACACTTGCTTCAATGGTCGTTATTTTAACTCATTTCTATGCGATTCAAATGAAAGGCGTGAAAGAATACGGAAAAGACTTTTTACGTCCACTACCGTTCTTAGCACCTTTAAAAATTATTGAAGAGTTCGCAAATACGTTGACACTTGGTCTTCGTCTTTACGGGAATATCTACGCAGGAGAAATCCTTCTGGGCTTACTAGCTGGTTTAGGTTTAGGCTCTGCAGGTATTTTAGGATTTATGGGCGTACTCGTACCAACACTTGCTTGGCAAAGTTTCTCGATCTTTATAGGAGCAATCCAAGCGTTTATCTTCGTTATGTTAACGATGGTCTATATGGCACACAAAGTGAGCCGCGATCATTAA
- a CDS encoding ATP synthase subunit I, protein MQDLQQVYARQKKLVFFLLAFCALGWGFTPVQSVFAGLAIGSLFGLYNFWLLVRRLEKFDRSLSEGKKVASLGTALRFASGIAAVAIAISIPEHIHLASTVIGLMIPYVYLLVDRIVYHVKHH, encoded by the coding sequence ATGCAAGATTTACAGCAAGTTTACGCAAGGCAAAAGAAACTCGTATTTTTTTTGCTCGCATTCTGTGCACTCGGATGGGGTTTTACACCTGTCCAATCGGTGTTTGCTGGCTTAGCAATAGGCTCCCTATTCGGGTTGTATAATTTTTGGCTCCTCGTACGGAGATTGGAAAAATTCGACCGCTCCTTAAGTGAAGGGAAGAAAGTAGCGTCGCTTGGCACTGCACTTAGGTTCGCCTCGGGTATTGCGGCTGTCGCGATTGCCATATCCATCCCCGAACATATTCACTTAGCTAGCACGGTCATCGGGTTGATGATTCCGTATGTTTACTTACTTGTAGACAGAATTGTATACCATGTGAAACACCATTAA
- the wecB gene encoding non-hydrolyzing UDP-N-acetylglucosamine 2-epimerase, translating to MTKKFKVMTIFGTRPEAIKMAPLVLELQKHTDEIESIVTVTAQHRQMLDQVLDTFGITPDFDLNIMKDRQTLIDVTTRGLEGLDAVMKEAKPDIVLVHGDTTTTFIASLAAFYNQIAVGHVEAGLRTFNKYSPYPEEMNRQLTGVMADIHFSPTEVSAANLRRENKPEDSIVVTGNTAIDALKTTVREEYTHPVLEQIGTDRMILLTAHRRENLGDPMRNMFRAIKRLIEEHDDVQVVYPVHMNPVVREIANEVLGNDPRIHLIEPLDVLDFHNFASRSFIILTDSGGVQEEAPSLGKPVLVLRDTTERPEGIAAGTLKLAGTDEETIYGLAKELLTNEATYASMSQASNPYGDGQASRRIVEALKIYLTK from the coding sequence ATGACTAAAAAATTTAAAGTCATGACGATTTTTGGAACTCGACCAGAAGCAATAAAAATGGCACCACTTGTTTTAGAACTTCAGAAACATACAGATGAAATCGAATCCATCGTCACAGTAACTGCGCAACATCGTCAAATGCTTGACCAAGTATTAGACACATTTGGCATTACGCCAGACTTCGATTTGAACATTATGAAAGACCGCCAAACATTAATCGACGTAACAACGCGTGGACTTGAAGGTTTGGATGCAGTCATGAAAGAAGCGAAGCCTGATATCGTATTAGTACATGGCGATACGACAACGACTTTTATTGCTAGCTTAGCGGCATTTTATAATCAAATCGCGGTTGGTCACGTGGAAGCGGGACTTCGTACGTTTAACAAGTATTCACCGTACCCAGAAGAAATGAACCGACAATTAACAGGTGTGATGGCTGATATTCATTTCTCACCAACGGAAGTATCGGCTGCTAACCTTCGCCGTGAAAACAAACCGGAAGATTCAATCGTCGTTACTGGCAACACGGCCATTGACGCATTGAAAACAACGGTCCGTGAAGAGTATACGCATCCGGTGTTGGAACAAATCGGTACAGACCGCATGATTTTATTAACTGCTCACCGACGAGAAAACTTAGGAGATCCAATGCGCAACATGTTCCGTGCAATTAAGCGATTAATTGAAGAACATGATGATGTACAAGTTGTGTATCCAGTTCATATGAATCCAGTTGTTAGAGAAATAGCGAATGAAGTACTGGGTAACGACCCACGCATTCACTTAATAGAACCTCTAGACGTACTAGATTTCCATAACTTTGCATCACGTTCCTTCATTATATTGACGGATTCAGGGGGCGTTCAGGAAGAAGCACCTTCTTTAGGTAAGCCAGTCCTTGTATTACGCGATACAACAGAACGTCCTGAAGGAATTGCAGCAGGTACATTGAAGTTAGCGGGTACTGATGAGGAAACAATTTATGGCTTAGCAAAAGAGTTGCTAACGAATGAAGCAACTTATGCATCCATGTCACAAGCTTCAAATCCTTATGGTGACGGACAAGCATCAAGACGCATCGTCGAAGCATTAAAAATCTATTTAACTAAATAG
- the upp gene encoding uracil phosphoribosyltransferase: protein MGKVYVFDHPLIQHKLTYIRDKRTGTKEFRELVDEVATLMAFEITRDLPLDDVEVETPVTTAKAKVLSGKKLGIVPILRAGIGMVDGILKLMPAAKVGHIGLYRDPETLQPIEYYVKLPADVEERDFILVDPMLATGGSAIAAINSLKSRGAKNIKFMCLIAAPEGVEVIKQLHPDVDIYIAALDEKLDDHGYIVPGLGDAGDRLFGTK from the coding sequence ATGGGAAAAGTATACGTATTTGACCATCCATTAATCCAACATAAATTAACCTATATTCGTGATAAGAGAACGGGTACAAAAGAGTTTCGTGAATTGGTGGACGAAGTAGCTACATTGATGGCCTTCGAAATTACACGTGATCTTCCACTAGATGACGTAGAAGTTGAAACACCTGTAACGACAGCGAAAGCGAAAGTCTTATCAGGAAAAAAACTTGGCATCGTGCCTATTCTACGTGCTGGTATTGGCATGGTAGACGGTATCTTGAAATTAATGCCTGCTGCTAAAGTTGGTCATATCGGATTGTACCGTGATCCAGAAACCTTACAACCTATTGAATATTATGTGAAGCTCCCGGCGGATGTTGAAGAGCGTGATTTTATATTGGTAGACCCGATGCTAGCAACAGGTGGATCGGCAATTGCAGCAATTAATTCACTTAAATCTCGTGGAGCGAAAAACATTAAGTTTATGTGTTTAATAGCTGCTCCAGAAGGTGTAGAAGTTATTAAACAACTACATCCTGATGTTGACATTTATATTGCAGCACTTGATGAAAAATTGGATGACCACGGCTATATCGTGCCTGGACTTGGCGATGCTGGTGACCGTTTGTTTGGAACAAAATAA